One Mycolicibacterium sarraceniae genomic window carries:
- a CDS encoding ferritin-like domain-containing protein → MTSPQPTPSTSPDPDRPSDAAAAALFDAVAAEHAAIYGYGIVSAHSSPDENDLVSAELAEHRERREAAIAMLTGRAAKAPLPAAGYQLPIPVDNPSDAASLAVRMENDCAVAWRAALEHASSDQDREFAVTALTEAAVAAARWKQVQGIEPVTVAFPGGTE, encoded by the coding sequence ATGACGTCACCGCAGCCCACGCCGTCGACTTCACCGGACCCCGATCGTCCGTCGGATGCTGCTGCGGCAGCACTATTCGATGCCGTGGCCGCTGAGCACGCCGCGATCTACGGCTACGGCATCGTGTCGGCGCACAGCTCCCCCGATGAGAACGACCTGGTGTCGGCGGAGTTGGCCGAGCACCGTGAGCGCCGGGAGGCGGCGATCGCGATGCTGACCGGCCGTGCGGCCAAGGCGCCGCTGCCTGCCGCGGGCTATCAGCTGCCGATTCCGGTCGACAACCCCAGTGACGCGGCCAGCCTCGCGGTGCGTATGGAGAACGACTGCGCGGTGGCCTGGCGGGCGGCGCTCGAACATGCCAGTTCCGACCAGGACCGCGAGTTCGCGGTCACCGCGCTCACCGAAGCGGCGGTCGCCGCAGCACGCTGGAAGCAAGTCCAAGGCATCGAGCCGGTGACGGTCGCGTTCCCGGGCGGCACCGAGTAA
- a CDS encoding MFS transporter, translated as MSGASGPLPATRPLASRVLGLAIVAITGMQLMSTLDGTIVIVALPRMQSELGLSDASKSWVITAYVLTFGGLLLLGGRVGDAVGHKRAFISGVGVFTIASLACGLANEQWTLIVARAVQGMGAAVAAPTGLALIATTYAVGHARNQALAVSAAMQGLGSVLGLVLGGALTGLSWRLAFLVNVPIGIFIIVVALTRLEETRHERLKLDITGALLATLACTAAVLVFTQGPPRGWVDPWVIGAGVAAVVFLVAFLIVERGADNPLVPFSVFDSRSRVASFAAYFLAGGVMLTLSVMIGLLVQDVLGYSPLRAGICFMPFAAAFVVGNVVATKLALRIPPRWVILGGGLLVLAAMLYGSTLNRQIPYFPDLFVPIVIGGLGIGIISVILPLCTLANIGPREVGPVSSITLMMFNLGGPLVLVVIQAVQTSRTLYLGGTTGPVKYMTPAQLDALGYGYTYSLLWVAGIALLVGVAALGIGFSTRDIAAAQHTREAVEAGEL; from the coding sequence ATGTCTGGCGCGAGCGGTCCGCTACCGGCCACCAGACCGCTTGCCTCCCGAGTGCTGGGGCTGGCGATCGTCGCGATCACCGGCATGCAGTTGATGTCCACGCTGGACGGCACGATCGTGATCGTCGCGCTGCCGCGCATGCAGTCCGAACTGGGGCTGTCGGACGCCTCCAAAAGCTGGGTGATCACCGCCTACGTGCTCACCTTCGGCGGCCTGCTGCTGCTCGGCGGGCGGGTGGGCGACGCCGTCGGCCACAAGCGGGCGTTCATCTCCGGCGTCGGGGTCTTCACCATCGCCTCGCTGGCCTGCGGGCTGGCCAACGAGCAGTGGACGTTGATCGTCGCGCGCGCGGTGCAGGGCATGGGTGCCGCGGTGGCGGCCCCGACCGGGCTGGCGCTCATCGCCACCACATATGCCGTCGGTCATGCCCGCAATCAGGCGCTGGCGGTATCGGCGGCCATGCAGGGCCTCGGCTCGGTGCTGGGGCTGGTCCTCGGCGGTGCGCTGACCGGCCTGTCCTGGCGGCTGGCGTTCCTGGTCAACGTGCCGATCGGCATATTCATCATCGTCGTCGCGCTGACCCGCCTCGAGGAAACCCGGCACGAACGCCTCAAACTCGACATCACCGGCGCACTGCTGGCCACGCTGGCGTGCACCGCGGCTGTGCTGGTCTTCACCCAGGGCCCGCCGCGCGGCTGGGTTGATCCGTGGGTGATCGGAGCGGGCGTGGCCGCGGTGGTATTCCTGGTCGCCTTCCTGATCGTCGAGCGCGGTGCCGATAACCCGCTGGTGCCGTTCTCGGTATTCGACAGCCGCAGCCGGGTCGCCTCCTTCGCGGCGTACTTTCTGGCCGGCGGCGTGATGCTCACCCTGAGCGTGATGATCGGCCTCCTCGTGCAGGACGTGCTGGGCTATTCGCCGCTGCGGGCCGGGATCTGCTTCATGCCGTTCGCCGCCGCCTTCGTGGTCGGCAATGTCGTGGCCACCAAGCTGGCGCTGCGGATCCCGCCGCGGTGGGTGATCCTCGGCGGGGGACTGCTGGTGCTCGCGGCCATGCTGTACGGCTCGACGCTGAACCGCCAGATCCCCTATTTCCCGGACCTGTTCGTCCCGATCGTCATCGGCGGCCTGGGAATCGGGATCATCTCGGTGATCCTGCCGCTGTGCACACTGGCCAACATCGGCCCCCGCGAGGTCGGCCCGGTGTCCTCGATCACGCTGATGATGTTCAACCTCGGCGGGCCGCTGGTGTTGGTGGTCATCCAGGCTGTGCAGACCTCCCGCACGCTGTATCTGGGCGGCACCACCGGGCCGGTGAAGTACATGACGCCCGCCCAACTCGACGCGCTCGGCTACGGCTACACCTACTCACTGCTGTGGGTGGCTGGTATCGCGCTGCTCGTCGGGGTGGCCGCACTCGGGATCGGATTCTCGACCAGGGATATCGCCGCGGCCCAGCACACCCGCGAAGCGGTCGAGGCCGGCGAGCTGTAG
- a CDS encoding ATP-binding cassette domain-containing protein, with protein sequence MRGPWGPVYGPVDLDIPSGGLNVLVCPAGSGRTALLMTIAGRMTPQSGTLTVFGATRARDIFSQSALAGIDELDTVPESVTVRDLITEQLRWDSAWYQMVPKANEATLSAVCAPVFGPHRLPPLDEYFEELTELDRLLLRIALANTGRPPLLVVGHLDFVTSDVNRDLLIERLIDLGRDQTVVTATVNDVDRHAVRSQIPVANADRAELSETQKGTG encoded by the coding sequence ATGCGCGGCCCGTGGGGTCCGGTGTATGGACCCGTCGATCTCGACATCCCCAGCGGCGGCCTCAACGTATTGGTATGCCCGGCCGGATCCGGGCGCACCGCGCTGCTGATGACGATCGCCGGGCGGATGACACCCCAATCCGGGACCCTGACAGTGTTCGGCGCCACCCGCGCGCGCGACATCTTTTCGCAGTCGGCCCTGGCGGGCATCGACGAACTCGATACGGTGCCCGAATCGGTGACCGTCCGCGATCTGATCACCGAGCAACTCCGTTGGGATTCAGCGTGGTATCAGATGGTGCCCAAGGCAAACGAAGCCACTCTGAGTGCGGTATGCGCGCCGGTGTTCGGACCACACCGGCTCCCTCCCCTCGACGAGTACTTCGAGGAACTCACCGAACTCGATCGACTCCTGTTGCGAATCGCGCTGGCCAACACCGGTCGGCCGCCGCTGCTGGTCGTCGGGCACCTGGACTTCGTCACCAGCGACGTCAATCGGGACCTGCTCATCGAGCGGCTCATCGATCTGGGCCGCGACCAGACGGTCGTCACCGCGACGGTCAACGACGTAGATCGCCACGCCGTGCGGTCACAAATCCCGGTGGCAAACGCAGACCGCGCTGAACTGTCGGAAACGCAGAAAGGGACTGGCTGA
- the rimP gene encoding ribosome maturation factor RimP, translated as MAGRSTGLPTQKQVIELLAGEFLRAGYEIEDVLIDARTRPPRITVIADGDNPLDLQTVAELSRSASALLDGLDSDDAYTLEVTSPGVERPLTTEKHFRRAHARLVDAELADGTTVTGRLGPVADGAVDLVVRDRHDWAVRRIPLTEIVKAVVQVEFSPPKPRELELAGASGREAGA; from the coding sequence GTGGCTGGCCGTTCTACGGGGCTACCAACCCAGAAGCAGGTGATCGAGCTACTCGCTGGTGAGTTCCTGCGCGCCGGATATGAAATCGAAGACGTTCTGATCGACGCCCGCACCCGACCGCCGCGTATCACCGTGATCGCCGACGGCGACAACCCCCTGGATCTGCAGACCGTGGCCGAGCTGTCCCGGTCCGCGTCGGCCCTGCTGGACGGCCTCGACAGCGACGATGCCTACACCCTGGAAGTCACCTCACCAGGGGTGGAGCGGCCGCTGACCACCGAGAAGCATTTCCGTCGCGCGCACGCCCGCTTGGTCGACGCCGAGCTCGCGGACGGAACCACTGTCACCGGCCGGCTGGGCCCGGTGGCCGACGGCGCGGTCGATCTGGTGGTCCGGGATCGCCACGATTGGGCTGTGCGCCGGATCCCGCTTACCGAGATTGTCAAAGCCGTTGTCCAGGTTGAGTTTTCACCACCAAAGCCGCGCGAGCTAGAGCTGGCCGGAGCATCAGGAAGGGAGGCCGGAGCGTGA
- a CDS encoding YhgE/Pip domain-containing protein yields the protein MLAGLSLGTDLKRYSRGVLPRIALITIILMPLLYGAMYLWAFWNPFAAVNKVPAALVNEDTGTHVQGKPLRAGDQVAGALKNSGQLLLHEVSAADAAKGLADGTYYFTITIPADFSADIASPSGGDPAQASLRFTFNDANNYLGSIIGQNAAREVINQVNSAVGEQTVGTVLSGLTDAGAGLVAAADGADRLASGLVTADGGAHQLATGSQTLATSMATARDGAAQLSSGTQQLSTAVTTATDPLIDVLSRVDGLGLDPVEVGAVAERLSGAVRSTTDRLAALHVDQTQAAAIIDQAVATLSANPDPTIRDVGGVLAGAQRLLRAQGIDPATDDGLTRLRDSASRLEGDLGDPNSKLRKFLTAAVDGHLRTDVVKLRDGAQQLNSGAQRLSAGLVALTNGSNQLASGAQRLADGTGQLRDGSQELAAKLRQGSTQVPSWTPQQRTEVARTVAAPVNLDMVTHNPAATFGTGFAPFFLPLALFIGALIIWMLLTPLQSRPIINGLGALRVVLASYWPALLVAICQVVVMYAVVHFGVGLKAQYPVFTVAFLILVIAAFLGIIQAFNAVFGVAVGRVVTLAFLMLQLVSAGGIYPVETTAKPFQFIHPADPMTYAVNGLRQLINGGIDHRLWVAVAVLTGVLAAALAASAWAARRNRQYTPARLHPPIEV from the coding sequence ATGCTCGCCGGACTGTCGCTTGGCACCGATCTCAAGCGTTACTCCCGGGGTGTCCTCCCCCGAATCGCGCTGATCACGATCATCCTCATGCCGCTGCTGTACGGCGCAATGTATCTGTGGGCGTTCTGGAATCCGTTCGCCGCGGTCAACAAAGTGCCCGCCGCGCTGGTCAACGAAGACACCGGCACGCACGTCCAGGGCAAGCCCCTTCGTGCCGGCGATCAGGTGGCCGGCGCCCTCAAGAATTCGGGCCAGCTGCTGCTGCACGAAGTGTCCGCCGCCGACGCCGCCAAGGGTCTGGCCGACGGCACCTACTACTTCACCATCACGATCCCGGCCGATTTCAGCGCCGATATCGCCTCGCCCTCCGGCGGCGATCCCGCGCAGGCCAGCCTGCGGTTCACGTTCAACGACGCGAACAATTACCTGGGCTCGATCATCGGGCAGAACGCCGCCCGCGAGGTGATCAACCAGGTCAACAGCGCCGTGGGCGAGCAGACCGTCGGGACCGTGCTGAGCGGGTTGACCGACGCGGGCGCGGGATTGGTGGCCGCCGCCGACGGCGCCGACCGGCTGGCGTCAGGTTTGGTCACCGCCGATGGCGGGGCGCATCAGTTGGCCACGGGCTCGCAGACATTGGCCACCAGCATGGCCACCGCTCGGGATGGTGCGGCCCAGCTTTCATCGGGCACCCAGCAGCTGAGCACCGCGGTAACGACGGCGACGGACCCACTCATCGATGTCCTCTCGCGCGTCGACGGGCTGGGACTCGACCCGGTCGAAGTCGGTGCGGTGGCCGAACGCCTCAGCGGGGCGGTGCGCTCGACAACTGATCGCCTCGCCGCGCTGCACGTCGACCAGACGCAAGCGGCCGCCATCATCGACCAGGCGGTCGCCACGTTGTCGGCCAACCCCGACCCGACGATCCGTGACGTCGGTGGAGTCCTGGCCGGGGCGCAGCGGCTGTTACGGGCGCAAGGGATCGATCCCGCCACTGATGATGGACTTACCCGGTTGCGCGACAGCGCATCTCGCCTCGAGGGCGATCTCGGCGACCCCAACAGCAAGCTGCGGAAGTTCCTCACCGCCGCCGTCGACGGCCACCTGCGCACCGATGTGGTGAAGCTGCGCGACGGGGCCCAGCAACTCAACTCAGGCGCACAGCGCCTCAGCGCAGGCCTTGTCGCGCTGACCAACGGCAGCAATCAGCTTGCCTCGGGTGCGCAGCGCTTGGCCGACGGGACCGGACAGTTGCGCGACGGCAGCCAGGAACTCGCCGCGAAGCTGCGCCAGGGGTCTACCCAGGTGCCGTCGTGGACGCCACAACAGCGCACAGAGGTGGCCAGGACCGTCGCCGCTCCGGTGAATTTGGACATGGTGACGCACAACCCGGCCGCAACGTTCGGCACCGGGTTCGCCCCGTTCTTCCTACCGTTGGCACTGTTCATCGGCGCCCTTATCATCTGGATGTTGTTGACCCCGTTGCAGTCCCGCCCGATCATCAACGGGCTCGGTGCCCTGCGGGTGGTGCTGGCGTCCTATTGGCCGGCACTGCTGGTGGCGATCTGCCAAGTCGTCGTGATGTATGCGGTGGTGCACTTCGGAGTCGGGTTGAAGGCCCAATATCCGGTGTTCACGGTGGCGTTCCTGATCCTGGTGATCGCCGCGTTCCTGGGCATCATCCAGGCATTCAACGCGGTGTTCGGAGTCGCCGTCGGACGGGTGGTGACGCTGGCGTTCCTGATGTTGCAGCTGGTCTCGGCGGGCGGGATCTATCCCGTGGAGACCACCGCGAAACCCTTCCAGTTCATCCACCCGGCGGATCCAATGACCTATGCCGTCAACGGTTTACGCCAGCTCATCAACGGTGGGATCGATCACCGGCTGTGGGTGGCCGTGGCGGTGCTGACCGGAGTGCTCGCGGCTGCACTGGCTGCGAGCGCGTGGGCAGCACGGCGCAACCGGCAGTACACGCCTGCACGGCTACATCCACCCATCGAGGTGTAG
- a CDS encoding purine-cytosine permease family protein, which produces MPSHVGDMAVETQGIAPIPPGNRYGGARRLFTVWFAPQVNMTVVFTGTLAVVLGLGFWLGLLAMVIGTVVGSLAVSYLSTWGPRTGAAQLPNARMAFGGTVGVVAVIQWLSSIAWDGLVGLFGGEALAELLGMPFWLAVVIVLAAQGVVGVFGYEVIHRVQAVMTVILIATFAVFAWKLISGHPVISLPTLSGADLAGAFVLEITIALSLAISWASYASDYSRYLPENTSRKAVFGYTFGGLAVAYIAVQAIGVAAAGTLTDQTAQGVREIMGGGVLGAVALLVIALGSVASNAMNDYSGSLALQTVGVRVRRPVSAVVVVMIAFALIMWLHSGDLATRFQGVLLFVSYWIPAFVAIVAIDWRYRSAGRDTVNPAAELTPRTDALMALAAFFVAFAVAIPFMHTNLIVGPVATALHGADLAYFVNFLVAAAVYGGYRLMRARRA; this is translated from the coding sequence ATGCCATCGCACGTCGGCGACATGGCGGTCGAGACGCAGGGCATCGCCCCGATCCCGCCGGGCAACCGGTACGGCGGTGCGCGGCGGCTGTTCACCGTGTGGTTCGCGCCCCAGGTGAACATGACGGTGGTGTTCACCGGCACGCTGGCCGTGGTGCTGGGGCTGGGGTTCTGGCTCGGTCTGCTCGCGATGGTGATCGGTACGGTCGTCGGTTCGCTGGCGGTCAGCTATCTGTCCACCTGGGGTCCACGCACCGGCGCGGCTCAATTACCCAACGCGCGCATGGCATTTGGCGGAACCGTCGGGGTGGTGGCGGTGATCCAGTGGTTGTCGTCGATTGCCTGGGATGGGCTGGTCGGGTTGTTCGGCGGTGAGGCGCTGGCCGAGCTGTTGGGCATGCCGTTCTGGCTCGCGGTGGTCATCGTGCTGGCCGCGCAAGGCGTCGTCGGCGTCTTCGGCTACGAGGTGATCCATCGCGTACAGGCAGTGATGACCGTCATCCTCATCGCCACATTCGCAGTGTTCGCCTGGAAATTGATCAGCGGGCATCCGGTGATCTCGCTACCCACACTCAGCGGTGCGGATCTGGCCGGGGCGTTCGTGCTGGAGATCACGATCGCGCTGAGCCTGGCGATCTCGTGGGCCAGCTACGCCTCGGACTACAGCCGCTACCTACCGGAGAACACCTCACGAAAAGCGGTGTTCGGCTACACATTCGGCGGCCTGGCGGTGGCGTATATCGCCGTGCAGGCCATCGGGGTGGCCGCCGCAGGCACGCTCACCGATCAGACCGCCCAGGGCGTACGCGAGATCATGGGCGGTGGCGTGCTGGGTGCGGTCGCGCTGTTGGTGATCGCACTGGGTTCGGTGGCCTCCAACGCGATGAACGACTACAGCGGCTCGCTGGCGCTGCAGACCGTCGGGGTTCGGGTGCGCCGGCCGGTGTCGGCGGTCGTGGTGGTGATGATCGCATTCGCACTGATCATGTGGCTGCATTCCGGCGACCTGGCCACCCGCTTCCAGGGTGTGCTGCTGTTCGTCAGCTACTGGATCCCGGCATTCGTCGCGATCGTGGCCATCGACTGGCGCTATCGCAGCGCCGGGCGCGACACCGTCAACCCCGCCGCCGAGCTGACACCGCGTACCGACGCCCTCATGGCGCTTGCGGCTTTCTTCGTGGCGTTCGCCGTGGCAATCCCGTTCATGCACACGAACCTGATCGTCGGCCCGGTGGCCACTGCGCTGCACGGTGCCGATCTGGCATACTTCGTGAATTTCCTTGTCGCAGCGGCAGTTTACGGCGGCTATCGGCTGATGCGGGCCCGCCGAGCCTGA
- a CDS encoding VOC family protein, whose amino-acid sequence MSASSDRPSRQEISDAIAELGSRLVLGAIYTEVPVPSLAQASQVAALAVQIAIDAIDVIDAIDPSGRGPALWFQQMDAPRPQRNRIHLDIDVPHDAATERIAAAIAAGGTVLSDSAAPAFWVLADPEGNEACICTWQGRD is encoded by the coding sequence ATGAGTGCATCGTCGGATCGGCCGAGCCGCCAGGAGATCTCCGACGCCATCGCCGAACTGGGCTCGCGGTTGGTACTCGGTGCCATCTACACCGAAGTCCCGGTGCCGTCCCTCGCGCAGGCCAGTCAGGTGGCTGCGCTGGCCGTGCAGATCGCCATCGACGCCATCGACGTCATCGACGCCATCGACCCGTCGGGGCGCGGTCCGGCGCTCTGGTTTCAGCAGATGGACGCCCCGCGCCCGCAGCGCAACCGCATCCACCTCGATATCGATGTGCCCCACGACGCGGCGACCGAACGCATCGCCGCGGCGATCGCGGCGGGCGGCACGGTGCTATCGGATTCGGCGGCGCCGGCGTTCTGGGTCCTGGCTGACCCGGAGGGCAACGAGGCCTGCATCTGCACCTGGCAGGGGCGCGACTGA
- a CDS encoding MFS transporter → MTALNDAARATANSSERAVPMRLESTSLERTSRYPAWLPSKRFLAAVTAIGGMQLLATMDSTVAIVALPKIQDELSLSDAGRSWVITAYVLTFGGLMLLGGRLGDTIGRKRTFIAGVALFTIASVLCGIAWDETTLVIARLLQGVGAAIASPTGLALVATTFPKGPARNAATAVFAAMTGVGSVMGLVVGGALVEVSWRLAFLVNVPIGLLMLYLAQKTLRETHRERMKLDAAGALLATVGCTAAVFGFSQGPENGWLTPVTLASGALAAVAFLAFVVVERTAENPVVPFSLFRDRNRLATFAAVFLAGGVMFTLTVLIGLYVQDIMGYSALKAGIGFIPFVVALGIGLGLSSALVSRFPPRILVIGGGVLVLTAMIYGSTLNGGIPYFPNLVIPITVGGFGIGMIVVPLTVSAIAGVGFDQIGPVSAIALMLQNLGGPVVLAIIQAVITSRTLYLGGTTGPVKKMNEAQLHALDQGYTYGLLWVAAVAVIVGAVALFIGYTAAQVAHAQEVKDAIDAGEL, encoded by the coding sequence ATGACGGCCCTCAACGACGCTGCTCGGGCGACCGCCAACAGCTCAGAGCGCGCTGTTCCCATGCGCCTCGAGTCGACGTCCCTCGAGCGCACCAGCCGGTACCCCGCCTGGCTGCCGTCGAAGCGCTTCCTCGCCGCGGTGACCGCGATCGGTGGCATGCAGCTGCTGGCCACGATGGACAGCACCGTCGCGATCGTGGCGCTGCCCAAGATCCAGGACGAACTCAGCCTGTCCGATGCCGGCCGCAGCTGGGTCATCACCGCCTACGTCCTGACCTTCGGCGGACTGATGCTGCTCGGCGGCCGTCTCGGCGACACCATCGGCCGCAAGCGCACCTTCATTGCCGGCGTCGCGCTGTTCACCATCGCCTCGGTGCTGTGCGGTATCGCCTGGGACGAAACGACTCTGGTGATCGCGCGCCTGTTACAAGGCGTCGGCGCGGCGATCGCCTCGCCGACCGGCCTGGCGCTGGTGGCTACCACCTTCCCCAAGGGGCCGGCCCGTAACGCCGCGACCGCGGTCTTCGCCGCGATGACGGGCGTCGGCTCGGTGATGGGCCTGGTCGTCGGCGGTGCGCTGGTTGAGGTTTCCTGGCGACTCGCCTTCCTGGTGAACGTCCCGATCGGCCTGCTGATGCTGTACCTGGCTCAGAAGACGCTGCGCGAAACGCACAGAGAGCGGATGAAGCTCGACGCCGCCGGCGCACTACTGGCCACCGTGGGCTGCACGGCTGCAGTGTTCGGTTTCTCCCAGGGGCCGGAAAACGGCTGGCTCACCCCGGTCACCTTGGCCTCGGGCGCGCTTGCCGCGGTGGCGTTTCTGGCGTTCGTCGTGGTGGAGCGCACTGCCGAGAACCCGGTCGTCCCGTTCAGCCTGTTCCGCGACCGCAACCGGCTGGCGACGTTCGCCGCTGTGTTCCTCGCCGGCGGGGTCATGTTCACGCTGACCGTGCTGATCGGTCTGTACGTGCAGGACATCATGGGCTACAGCGCCTTGAAGGCCGGTATCGGCTTCATCCCGTTCGTCGTGGCCCTGGGTATCGGCCTTGGGCTGTCCTCGGCCTTGGTGTCCCGGTTCCCACCGCGGATCCTGGTGATCGGCGGTGGCGTGCTGGTGCTGACCGCCATGATCTACGGCTCCACGCTCAACGGCGGTATTCCGTACTTCCCGAACCTCGTCATCCCGATCACGGTCGGTGGCTTCGGTATCGGCATGATCGTCGTGCCGCTCACCGTGTCGGCCATCGCCGGTGTCGGATTCGACCAGATCGGCCCGGTTTCGGCGATCGCTTTGATGCTGCAGAACCTCGGCGGACCCGTGGTGCTGGCCATCATTCAGGCCGTGATCACCTCGCGCACGCTATACCTGGGCGGCACCACCGGCCCGGTGAAGAAGATGAACGAAGCGCAACTGCATGCCCTGGACCAGGGCTATACCTACGGCCTGCTGTGGGTCGCCGCCGTCGCGGTGATCGTCGGCGCGGTCGCGCTGTTCATCGGCTATACCGCGGCGCAGGTCGCGCACGCGCAGGAAGTCAAGGACGCGATCGACGCCGGAGAGCTGTAG
- a CDS encoding proline--tRNA ligase, translating into MITRMSELFLRTLRDDPADAEVPSHKLLIRAGYVRPVAPGLYTWLPLGLRVLRKVEKIVREEMVAISGQEILFPALLPKAPYETTNRWTEYGDGVFRLKDRRMNDYMLGPTHEEFFTLTVKGEYSSYKDFPLVLFQIQTKYRDEARPRAGILRGREFVMKDSYSFDVDDDGLKTAYHAHREAYQKMFKRMAIRYVIVSAVSGAMGGSASEEFLAESEVGEDTFVRCLQSGYAANVEAVITAVPESLPLEGLPDATVYDTPDTATIAALVEWANSADLGREVAAADTLKNVLLKTRVPGGEWELLAIGVPGDREVDDKRLGAALEPAEYTLLDDADFARHPFLKKGYIGPKSLLANGVRYLVDPRVVDGTTWITGADETGKHVVGLVAGRDFVADGTIEAAEVRDGDLSPDGAGPLVSARGIEIGHIFQLGRKYTDAFSADVLGEDGKPVRLTMGSYGVGVSRLVAVIAEQQHDELGLRWPSSVAPFDVHVVIANKDAQARTGAEELTRDLDRLGLDVLLDDRTASPGVKFKDAELLGVPWIVVVGRGWADGVVELRNRFTGDRREISVDGAASAVHAACREV; encoded by the coding sequence GTGATCACCCGCATGTCCGAGCTGTTCTTGCGCACGTTGCGCGATGACCCAGCCGACGCCGAAGTGCCCAGCCACAAACTGCTGATCCGCGCCGGCTACGTCCGGCCGGTGGCGCCCGGGCTGTACACCTGGCTGCCGCTGGGCCTGCGGGTGCTGCGCAAGGTCGAGAAGATCGTGCGCGAGGAGATGGTTGCGATCAGCGGGCAGGAGATCCTGTTTCCCGCGTTGCTGCCGAAGGCGCCGTATGAGACCACCAACCGCTGGACCGAGTACGGCGATGGGGTGTTCCGGCTCAAGGACCGCCGGATGAACGACTACATGCTCGGCCCCACCCACGAGGAGTTCTTCACCCTCACGGTCAAGGGGGAGTACAGCTCCTACAAGGACTTCCCGCTGGTTTTGTTCCAAATCCAGACCAAATACCGCGACGAGGCCCGCCCCCGGGCCGGCATCCTGCGCGGACGCGAGTTCGTCATGAAGGACTCGTACTCGTTCGACGTCGACGACGACGGCCTCAAGACCGCGTATCACGCGCACCGCGAGGCCTACCAGAAGATGTTCAAGCGCATGGCAATTCGCTATGTGATCGTCTCGGCGGTGTCCGGTGCGATGGGCGGGTCGGCCTCCGAGGAATTCCTTGCCGAAAGCGAGGTCGGCGAGGACACGTTTGTGCGCTGCTTGCAGTCTGGATACGCGGCGAATGTCGAGGCGGTGATCACCGCGGTTCCCGAGTCCCTGCCGCTCGAGGGTCTGCCGGATGCCACGGTGTACGACACCCCGGACACCGCGACGATCGCGGCTCTGGTGGAGTGGGCCAACTCCGCGGATCTGGGCCGGGAGGTGGCGGCGGCCGACACGCTCAAGAACGTGCTGCTGAAGACACGGGTACCGGGCGGCGAGTGGGAGTTGCTCGCCATCGGCGTGCCCGGCGACCGTGAAGTGGATGATAAGCGCCTCGGCGCCGCGCTGGAGCCCGCGGAATACACGCTGCTCGACGATGCCGATTTCGCCAGGCACCCCTTCCTGAAGAAGGGGTACATCGGCCCGAAAAGCTTGCTGGCCAACGGTGTTCGCTACCTGGTCGATCCGAGGGTGGTGGACGGGACGACGTGGATAACCGGCGCCGATGAAACCGGTAAGCATGTCGTCGGTCTGGTGGCCGGCCGGGATTTCGTTGCCGACGGCACCATCGAGGCGGCCGAGGTGCGCGACGGGGACCTGTCACCGGACGGCGCCGGACCGCTGGTGTCGGCGCGTGGTATCGAGATCGGCCACATCTTTCAGCTGGGCCGCAAGTACACCGATGCGTTCTCCGCCGATGTGCTCGGTGAAGACGGTAAGCCGGTGCGGCTGACGATGGGCTCGTATGGCGTAGGGGTTTCCCGGCTCGTCGCGGTGATCGCCGAGCAGCAGCACGATGAGTTGGGGTTGCGCTGGCCGTCGTCGGTGGCGCCGTTCGATGTGCATGTGGTGATCGCCAACAAGGATGCGCAGGCTCGGACCGGCGCCGAAGAGCTGACCCGCGATCTGGACCGGTTGGGCCTGGACGTTCTGCTCGACGACCGCACCGCCTCGCCGGGGGTGAAGTTCAAGGACGCCGAACTGCTCGGCGTGCCGTGGATTGTCGTAGTCGGACGGGGCTGGGCCGACGGTGTCGTCGAGCTGCGTAACCGCTTCACCGGTGACAGGCGCGAGATCAGCGTCGATGGTGCCGCATCCGCCGTCCACGCAGCTTGTCGAGAGGTTTGA